The proteins below are encoded in one region of Periplaneta americana isolate PAMFEO1 chromosome 11, P.americana_PAMFEO1_priV1, whole genome shotgun sequence:
- the LOC138708582 gene encoding uncharacterized protein: MRQAIKIWVLLLSLMDSLLRLYWHKMGLWFPSKRFLMYSQEEPDISWLPLFVQLILQPYLMKIILCSLLAFLPLLLLCCVRRRPPLREFVIWFDPHPPNRTELGEAAYFLERPYLPLRDHHDHLARASTGCIPQSSSPPSLRSTKSAQ; encoded by the exons ATGAGGCAAGCGATCAAGATCTGGGTGTTGCTGCTGTCGCTCATGGACTCGTTACTTCGCCTCTATTGGCACAAG ATGGGTTTGTGGTTTCCAAGTAAACGTTTTCTGATGTACTCGCAAGAAGAGCCGGATATCAGTTGGTTGCCTCTTTTTGTGCAACTGATCCTGCAACCCTACCTGATGAAGATCATCCTCTGCTCCCTTTTGGCATTCCTGCCCTTGCTGTTGTTGTGTTGTGTGAGAAGACGTCCTCCTCTTCGTGAATTTGTGATCTG gttcgatccccatcCGCCCAACAGGACCGAGCTGGGGGAGGCGGCGTATTTCCTGGAGCGGCCCTACCTGCCCCTGCGCGACCACCACGACCACCTGGCGCGCGCCTCGACGGGCTGCATCCCGCAGAGCTCTTCTCCGCCGAGCCTGCGCAGCACCAAGTCTGCCCAGTAA